Part of the uncultured Desulfobacter sp. genome, GTAAGGCTTGTGAAATAATAGGAATTTCAGAAAGGACCTTACAGCGGTGGCAGAAAAAAACGACTGCTGAAATAGAAGATAAGCGCCCCCATGCAGAAAGAAATCCTGCAAACAAATTGTCTGAAGAAGAAAAACATATGATTATAGATATTTGTAATAGTCAGGAGTATGGAAGCTTACCGCCAAGCCAGATTGTTCCCATGCTTTGTGATCAGGGGATCTATGTCGCATCCGAAGCAAGCTTCTATAGGACACTGAGAGAGAACGGTCTTCAGAACCATAGAGGTAAAACCCGGTATAAAACAAATAAAAAACCGACGGGTTTTACAGCAACAGGGCCTAATCAGGTCTGGACATGGGATATAACCTACCTTCCAGCGGCGCTAAAGGGTTCGTTTTATTACCTTTATATGATAACGGATATTTACAGTCGTAAGATAGTAGCTTGGGAAGTCCATGACAGGCAAAGTGATGAGCTGGCCTCCGAGCTTGTAAAAAGGGGGTATCTGTCAGAGGGTGTAAATGGCAATGAAATAGTGCTTCATTCAGATAATGGCTCCCCGATGAAAGGTGCGACCATGCTGTGCACTCTTCAGCAACTTGGAGTTGTCCCCTCATTCAGTCGGCCGTCGGTAAGTAACGATAATCCTTATTCAGAAGCATTGTTCAAAACCCTGAAATATGCCCCTTCATACCCTTCCGGCCCTTTTGAGAGCTTGGAGGCCTGTAGAGAATGGGTACTGAATTTTGTTCGCTGGTACAATAATGTCCACCGTCACAGTGGTATAAAATTTGTTACCCCAAATGAAAGGCATACAGGGGCAGATAGGACGATTTTAGAGGCCCGTCAAAAGGTATATCTGGAAGCAAAGGCAAAAAAACCAGAACGTTGGAGCCGTGGAATCAGAGATTGGACTGTGGTAACAGAAGTCTCTCTTAATCCTGAAAAAAACGATAACCGTCCAGCAGCTTAATATAAAGGTTACCCCCAGACATAATTATGTTTTTCCCTTATCCCCAAAAAAAATCCTGCGGGAATGGAAGGATAAGTCAAGAAAAAAATGGGAGGGACCCTCTGGGAGGAACCGATTTTTTTCTTGACTTATCCTGGAATGGAGCTACAAATTTTTTGGGGTAAGGGTAAAAACAACAGTGAAAATTTATACCTAAAAATTTCACAAAAAATGCGCTTGAGGCGACAACTTTCTTGACAAACACCGGTAAGGGTAAAAACAACAGTGAAAATTTATACCTAAAAATTTCACAAAAAATGCGCTTGAGGCGACAACTTTCTTGACAAACACCGGTGAAGAGCCGGTCTGTGGAGCCGATGGCATTGTTCGACCGAAAGTGAGGCCACAGGATCGAAAAATCGAAACCGTATTTGGAACGGTATCGGAAAGTCGTGCCGGATATGGAAACAAGGGCGTGGCAAGTTTGCACCCGTTGGATGCCCGATTGAATCTTCCCCCAGAACTTTATTCCCTCGAACTTCGTCGCCGTGTGGCTGAAAACGCTTCAAAGAGTTCTTTTGACGAGACTGTCGAAACGATCAAGAAAACCACTGGAGCCGATATTCCCAAACGTCAGGTAGAAGAGTTAACACAGCGAGCAGCTCGGGATTTTGACGCATTTTATGAAATACGGCAATGCAACCCGGCGGATGAGACAGTTACTGGTCCAATACTGGTAATCACCACCGATGGTAAGGGCGTGGTAATGCATGAGCAGGACCTGCGGGAACAAACCCGGAAAGCTGCCCGGAAACGAAAGCCTCAGATGGAAAGCCGGCTATCCAAAGGGGAAAAGAAAAATGCCAAGCGAATGGCAACCGTTGCCGCTGTATATACTATAGATACGTTTAAACGTACGCCCCAAGACTTGCTTCCGGGGAATGACAAGTCGAATACAAAAACAAGCCCTCACCCGGAACAAAAGCGTGTATGGGCAAGCCTTGAAAAATCAGCCGAGCAGGTCATTGCATCGGCCTTTTCTGAGGCCTCCCACCGTGATCCCAACCACGAAAAACATTGGGTTGCCTTAGTGGACGGCGAAAATCAACAACTACGAATCCTGAAACGTATGGCCAAAAGACAAAATGTGGCCCTTACGATCATTGTTGATATTATTCATGTTATTGAATACCTCTGGAAAGCTGGCAGGGCATTTCATCCCAAATCCGGCCCGGAGCTTGAAAAATGGGTCCAGTACCGCTTGGCTAAAGTACTCGATGGCAAGGCCGGATTGATGGCAGGGGGGATGCGTAGAAGTGCTACATTAAAAAAATTTACAGACAAACAACGTAAACCTGTAGAAGCCTGCGCAACGTATTTGAAAAATAAAGCACCGTACCTTGAATACCATCATTATCTTGACCTTGGCCTCCCTATTGCCACAGGAGTTATTGAGGGCGCATGTCGTCATCTTGTAAAGGACCGAATGGATATAACTGGTGCCAAATGGCGGTTGTCCAGTGCTGAAGCAGTGTTGCGTCTGCGTGCCTTGCGGAGTAGTAACGATTTTGATGAGTATTGGAATTTTCATGAAGCCTGCGAATACGAACGTAATCACCGGGCTCTTTATCAACATGGTGAGGTTCCGGCTACAAAGCTACCAAAACCTTCACCGAAACGACGGGGGCATCTAAAAGTGATCAAGTAATGCTGGCAAAGAATGGCAAATATCATGACTACCAGCTTTGGTCAGACATGTCGTAAAAGAGCCGCACCCATTTCCATTGCAGGGTTCAATTTCAACGTCATGATGATCCGGCCCCCAAGGGCTTTAAATTTTTGGCTGAACCGTTCTGCAAGGAAACTTGAAGAGGGATTATGAACCTCTGATACTACCACCGCATTATCAATCAGCAGTTCATCCCTGGCCAAAAGGGCGCCAACCATTCCCTGGAAATTGTCATCAAAACACAACTGGCTGATAAATTCGCTTTCTGCCGTGATCCCGGGGTGGGAGGCAACAGTGGCCAGGATCGGTGTTTTAAAACGGTCGGCAATCTTTGCCGCCCCAAGCACGGGGCTGCTTTGGGATAGAATAAGTACCGCGCTCACCTTATCAACCTGGGTTAATTTTTCCAGAGATTGTAAGGCAAGGCCGGGGGCGTTCATGTCGTTGGCTGTTACCAGCTCAATTTTGTCTCCGTTATTCAGCAAAGGGGTCATCTTCATTATCGTTTTGATGCCCTTGAGCGCGCTTTGTCCCATATATTCGTAAGGACCGCTGAGAGGGCCGATCACACCGATTTTAATAATCTGCCCTGACGGGTGGACCGGTTCTGTTTTTTCACAACCTGCCCCTATCCCCATCAGCGCTGCCAGCATCAGGATCTGGAAAAATAATTTCATTGGATCCTCTACAAAATATAGATCACATTGACGCGTATGATCATGGTTTTATGGAAGTGGGTTTGTACTTTTTTCTTAAAAAGGCTCAAATCTTTTCTTGTAAGGGGTTCCCGTGCAAGGACATTAACATTGAGAATCTTTTTATTCCCCCTGTACTCTATCTTTGCTTTTCTAACGACCAGATATTTATCGTTGATCAAAAATCTTTCAACCTGCCAGTTTCGTTCATAAATTCTTGTGTCTACAATACGGTAAAAAGAAAGTGATAAGGGGATCGAAATAAAAACCAATATCAAAATGACAAAAAGAAACGTTTTTTTCGCCCTGATTGCCGATGAGTACCCCAGTACCCTGAATGTCAGTACCGCCGCCAGGATAATACCAATAAGGTTGGTTGAAAAAAGCAGAAACGCATCACTGAAAAAGTCGAAGTCCATCCTGCCGATGCCAATGCCGGCCACGGCCAGGGGAGGAACCAGCGCAACGGCGATTGCCACACCTGCAAGGCTTTGAATAATTTCTTTAAACGATTTTGTGTACGCGCCTGCCACGCCGGAAATGATCGCCACGGACAGATCCAGCAGTGTCGGATGAAGGCGGCCTAACATCTCCGCCGTGGTCGGGTCATCAGGATAGATCCGGCAGATTAAGGCAGATGTCGTCAATGCAAATAATACCCCGGCAATAATTTTTAAGGCAGAGTATTTAATCAAAAATTGGTCCTGCCTGAGCAGTCCCATGGAAATAGAAATGATGGGGGCCATTAACGGCGCCAGCAGCATGGCACCGATGATTACCGAAGAACTGTTCAGGTAAAGCCCTACGGTGGCAAGCATGGTGCTGAGCAGTATGAGCACCAGGTATGCCGGGTTTATCCTGGCATCATCCCTGAGGGCCGTGAACAGGTCCTTGAAGCGTTCTTCCGAAGCATAGGAAAAAAACGGAATACTTTTGGTTTTGAGGCGGCTTAACTCTTTGCCCACAGGAAGGTTGCCAACGTTCTGGGTTGTCCCCGAAGGCCGGGATTTATTCCTTTTGTTTAGCAGCTTTTCCGAAACATTGATGCGTACAGCCTTTTTAAGGGTCTGGCATCTGACAGGGGTTTGGATCTTTGGCTCCCCGTCAATATAAACATCCAGTTTTTTCTCGCAGTCAATCTCAATCCGGGGACATTTCACGTAGCCGACGGCATCGGGAATTTTCCTTTGCCCGGAACCGGTTTTGGCTGTCTGATACAGGAATGCCAGGTATTCGATAATGGAACGCGGCGCAGAAACCAGCATGGATATCATACCGTCGGTAAAGGAATTGTCATGGGAAATCAATCTGGAGGCCAGGGTTCCTTCATGCTGCTGGATAATCATGCAGCCGCAGGCGGCTGTCCGGATTTTTCTCTGGTTTGAGACCGTAAAGTCAAACTGCAGAAGCTTAAGTCCTCTAAGCCGTTTCAGGGCATTTATCAGCATATTGTATCTGCTGATATCTTCGGGAGAGTCAACCAGGGGCAGGCGGCCCATGGTTGCCTTGAACAATATGATTTCCCGGTTGCATAAAATAAGATCCATGGCCTGGGCATCTGCCCTGAGTGCCAGATCAACAGCAAGATTGATCTTCCTGGGAAGCGCGAAGCATTTTATAAGATCTTTCTGGTCGGTCATGGGGATCAGGCCGACGGTGAAGTCGTATTTCATGGAGAGGAACAGGACCTCTTTAATCGTCTGAAGCGGGCCTGAAACCACAACGTGGCCCACGCCGCGCAACAGTTTTTCCGGTTCCCGAACCACGTCATCAAAGGCAAGGGGGGTGATTTGAGTACCGCAGAGGTTCTCTTGGAGGTCTACGGCGAAACGCTTTGTGTCTGCCGTGTGAATAAACGCTGCAGATCTGACATAATCCGTCAATTGAAAAGCCTCCGATTGGGGATATTTTTAATCTGAAATATTCCAAAGGTCATAGCATAAGTGTCATGGCCTGTCGATATGTCGTTTTAAGACACTAAACAAAATAAAATGCTATTGAGAAACGCCATGTTCTTTAGTAAACCAATATTCATAAATAAATAAAGGCTACAGCATTAAAGGGAGAATTCCTGTTTGGCACACCATGGCTTTATCCGCAGATGTATTACCGAAACCATCGAAGGGCTAAAAGAGGGACTGACTCTTTTTTCCGGACCCAGCAGGGCAGCCGTCATTTATGCTGTCACACCCGACGATCCCATCTATATCTTTGATCCCCAGAACCTTCTGGCCGGACACGAACCTAAATTCAAAGAGTTGTACGTTGATTCCGACGATTGGCGAACTAAATGTGTTATTCAATATGACAAAAAAAAATTCAGTAATCTGATTCCCGTACAAAATCTTGGGCTGGCCGGACTGATATCCTATGGCGGTCGATCAAGTTCCATTGTCTATCAGGTGTGGTTTACCGATCACCACCCGGACATGTGTACCATTGGGCCCACCGAGCGATGGCTGGAACATGCCGTTTACAGATTTTCCCATGACCTGGCCAATGAAGCGGAATTGTACACCGGCATTTCCGGCTCTTTTCTCAAGGAATACGCCACCCATGCGGTCAGGGATTTTATTGTGGATGAAATGAATGTCCGGATCGGCTGGGATACCAGAATGCGGGTCTATCCGATTTTAGAGACCGTGCTGAAAATTTCAAGAACCCCGGAAGAAGGCGAATGGCCCAGGGGAAAGCTGATTTTTGTGGAAAAAGACTCCATCCCTAAAATGAATTTTATTTTAGAGCTTCCCGAGGCAGAGCAGCCGTGCCTGGAAAATGTCAAGCATATCAGAAAGCTGCTTCAGTCTGTTGAAAACTCGGATTTCAAACTGGTTGCCAATGAAAATACGATCATCGGCATCACCCGGGAAGATCATCCCGATTTTTCCATTTTGGTGGATTTTAGAGGCCGGTACGGGTTTTTGGCCCTCAATGAAAATTTAGTGTGCTCTTTTTCGGACGGCCACTTTAAATCCACCACCCATAAAGCCAAGCTGGTGCAGGTGGAAGAGGCGTTGATGGATGCCGATATGGATGCAAAAGACGCTGCGGCGTTGTTTAAAATCGTTGCCGGGATTGTGCACAGCGCAGCCACCCACCGGCATGGATGCAGCATTGTGATCGATCTGAACGAGGCACCGGTTTTTATCATGGGCCATTCTCTGCTGCACCCCCTGGACCTGACAATTCAGGAAAATTATGATCTGGCCAAATCTTTGTCCAAGGTGGACGGGGCGCTGCACATCGGGGCTGATATAAAACTGCACGGGTTTGCCTGCCTTCTGCAGGGTAGAAATGTCTCCGGTGAAAACAGGGCCAGGGGGGCAAGATTCAATTCCGCTTTGCGTTTCACGGCGGAACATGAAAATGTTATTGTGATAGTCGTCTCATCGGACACCCCGGTCTCGGTCATGATGGGCGGCGAGGTTGTAAAAACCAAATGGGATCTGGAAAATCCTTTTATCTGCAATATTCCTGTGCCTTTAGAACAATGGGTTGATGCAGGTAAATAATAACATACCTGGTTAATTGATTTTATTTGTCTGTTCACGGTAGGATGCGCTACCAAAGAATTTTGTTTCTAAAATATAATATGTGAAGGCTGTGCCATGACCCAAGACGCCATAGAACAGTTAATATCCCGTGTTTTTCCTGCACTTCCCCAATCCCTTTTCCAGGCCTTAGAGCGGCGCATTCAAGATTATTTTGCCGCCGGGGATATAAGGGATATCAGCCGGTTATCCGTTGATCCCGGAAATTTTGCCCGGGTGATGTTGTTCAGCCCCTTTACGGCTGAACATATTACGGCAAACCCACTGATACTTGAGCGGTTAGGTAAAAGCGATGATCTTGACGCATCCTATGCACCCGGGGAGATCAAAAAAAAGCTTGTTGAGTTTATCGGGGATAACGAAGACATTACCGTTCTTAAACCCAGGATGCTCGAATTCAAAATCTACGAAATCATTCGCATTGCCTGGCGGGATCTGACAGGGGCGGCTCCGCTGTCCGAAACCATGACGGATCTGTCGGATCTTGCCTGTGCCTGCATCGACTTTGGCTTTGAACACTTGTACCCGGTTTTAACCCAGAAATGGGGAACCCCCAGAAACCGAAACGGTAAGGCCCAGAATATTGTGGTGCTGGGTATGGGTAAGCTGGGTGCCGGGGAGTTGAATTTTTCTTCGGATATTGATTTGATTTTCGTATTCCCCGATCCCGGGCAAACCGATGGAGACCGATCCATATCCAATGATGAATTTTTCACAAAATTGTGCCGGGAATTCATCAAGCTCTTTTCAATGGGAAACGCCACCCATTTTTACCGGGTGGATACCCGCCTGCGGCCCTTCGGGGAGAGCGGGCCCCTGGTCATGGATGCCAATGCCTTTGAGTATTATTATCAATCCCAGGGCCGGGAGTGGGAACGATATGCCATGATCAAGGCAAGTCCGGTCGCAGGGGATATTGCGGCGGGCAAGACAATTATTAAATCCCTCAAGCCCTTTATTTTCCGCAGGTATCTGGATTACAACTCCTTTGATTCTTTCAGGGATATGAAACAGCGCATCACACTCCAGGTGAAAAATGCCAGATTAAAACACAATATCAAAATCGGGGCCGGCGGCATCAGGGAAGTGGAATTTTTCGGCCAGCTTTTTCAGCTCATCAGGGGCGGGGTGGAACCGGCGCTCCAGGCCAGGCCCATATTACAGATTCTGGACACCCTGGTGGAAAAAAAGCTGATTGATAAAAAAGAGTGTGAAGCGCTCAAAGGGGCTTACCATTTTTTGCGGCTTGTGGAAAACAGGCTCCAGGAATACCAGGACCGTCAGACCCACAACATTCCCGAAGATCCCGACCAGAGAAAAATTCTGGCTTTGTCCATGGGATACGAGGCTGAACAGGATTTTTATGCCGAGCTGTCCAGAATCCAGGGTGTTGTTCACAACCATTTTTCAAGGCTTCTGGTCAAGGATGATGAAGAAGACAAAGACAACAGCAGCCAGGAATTGGAACGGATATGGGACAGTATCACCGATGCCCAGTTTGACAGTGAAGATATTTCCATTTCCGGTTACGAGGACACAGGCTCTGTGGTGCGGCTTCTTAAGAGTCTGGCAGCCCATCCCAACACCGGAAAACTTACCCAGAACGGGCGCAAGAAATTATCCCGGCTGATACCCCTGCTCATTAAGAAAGCCGGGGCGCATCCGGATGCAGAAGAGGTGATGACCAAACTCATCGATCTTGTGGCGACCATTGAACGGCGCACCTGTTATTTATCATTGCTCATTGAAAATCAAAGCGCCCTGGACACCTTGATTGTTCTGGCCCGAAAAAGCCCATGGATCATTACATTTTTAAGCCAGCACCCTGTTCTTTTGGATGAGCTTATGCATCCCCAAACCCTGTATTCACCGCCAAAACGGGATTTGCTTGAACGGGAAATGAAACGCAGCGTAGCCCGGGTGCCCCAAGGGGATCTGGAACTGTTGCTCGAAGAACTCAATATTTTTCGCCAGATCAATACCCTCAGGGTGGCGGCGGCAGATGTGTCGGGTAATTTTCCCCTGATGAAGGTCAGTGATCATCTGACCTGGATTGCTGAAACCATTCTCAATCAGGTGGTGGCCTCATCCTGGCAGATCGTAACCGAAAAGTATGGATATCCCCCAGGCATGGAAGGCAACAGTGTCGAAGCGTGCGGGTTTATTGCCGTTGCCTACGGTAAGGTGGGCGGCCTTGAGATGGGGTA contains:
- a CDS encoding IS3 family transposase (programmed frameshift), which produces MIQKILLNPGTPMVNFSKEANVPNSTVATWLRNYKKRNGSTVGSKKKTWSAERKFQAVLETASLSEAEKNEYCRKHGIYPEQLEEWKKDCISGCRKSPDQNFVKKTKQKEQELQRKTKALEKELTRKEKALAEAAALLVLKKKVQGHLGGQRGRMIPTEDKMQILSLVEEACKSGARQCKACEIIGISERTLQRWQKKTTAEIEDKRPHAERNPANKLSEEEKHMIIDICNSQEYGSLPPSQIVPMLCDQGIYVASEASFYRTLRENGLQNHRGKTRYKTNKKPTGFTATGPNQVWTWDITYLPAALKGSFYYLYMITDIYSRKIVAWEVHDRQSDELASELVKRGYLSEGVNGNEIVLHSDNGSPMKGATMLCTLQQLGVVPSFSRPSVSNDNPYSEALFKTLKYAPSYPSGPFESLEACREWVLNFVRWYNNVHRHSGIKFVTPNERHTGADRTILEARQKVYLEAKAKKPERWSRGIRDWTVVTEVSLNPEKNDNRPAA
- a CDS encoding ISKra4 family transposase, with the protein product MTNTGEEPVCGADGIVRPKVRPQDRKIETVFGTVSESRAGYGNKGVASLHPLDARLNLPPELYSLELRRRVAENASKSSFDETVETIKKTTGADIPKRQVEELTQRAARDFDAFYEIRQCNPADETVTGPILVITTDGKGVVMHEQDLREQTRKAARKRKPQMESRLSKGEKKNAKRMATVAAVYTIDTFKRTPQDLLPGNDKSNTKTSPHPEQKRVWASLEKSAEQVIASAFSEASHRDPNHEKHWVALVDGENQQLRILKRMAKRQNVALTIIVDIIHVIEYLWKAGRAFHPKSGPELEKWVQYRLAKVLDGKAGLMAGGMRRSATLKKFTDKQRKPVEACATYLKNKAPYLEYHHYLDLGLPIATGVIEGACRHLVKDRMDITGAKWRLSSAEAVLRLRALRSSNDFDEYWNFHEACEYERNHRALYQHGEVPATKLPKPSPKRRGHLKVIK
- a CDS encoding ABC transporter substrate-binding protein, with amino-acid sequence MKLFFQILMLAALMGIGAGCEKTEPVHPSGQIIKIGVIGPLSGPYEYMGQSALKGIKTIMKMTPLLNNGDKIELVTANDMNAPGLALQSLEKLTQVDKVSAVLILSQSSPVLGAAKIADRFKTPILATVASHPGITAESEFISQLCFDDNFQGMVGALLARDELLIDNAVVVSEVHNPSSSFLAERFSQKFKALGGRIIMTLKLNPAMEMGAALLRHV
- a CDS encoding DUF389 domain-containing protein; the protein is MTDYVRSAAFIHTADTKRFAVDLQENLCGTQITPLAFDDVVREPEKLLRGVGHVVVSGPLQTIKEVLFLSMKYDFTVGLIPMTDQKDLIKCFALPRKINLAVDLALRADAQAMDLILCNREIILFKATMGRLPLVDSPEDISRYNMLINALKRLRGLKLLQFDFTVSNQRKIRTAACGCMIIQQHEGTLASRLISHDNSFTDGMISMLVSAPRSIIEYLAFLYQTAKTGSGQRKIPDAVGYVKCPRIEIDCEKKLDVYIDGEPKIQTPVRCQTLKKAVRINVSEKLLNKRNKSRPSGTTQNVGNLPVGKELSRLKTKSIPFFSYASEERFKDLFTALRDDARINPAYLVLILLSTMLATVGLYLNSSSVIIGAMLLAPLMAPIISISMGLLRQDQFLIKYSALKIIAGVLFALTTSALICRIYPDDPTTAEMLGRLHPTLLDLSVAIISGVAGAYTKSFKEIIQSLAGVAIAVALVPPLAVAGIGIGRMDFDFFSDAFLLFSTNLIGIILAAVLTFRVLGYSSAIRAKKTFLFVILILVFISIPLSLSFYRIVDTRIYERNWQVERFLINDKYLVVRKAKIEYRGNKKILNVNVLAREPLTRKDLSLFKKKVQTHFHKTMIIRVNVIYIL
- a CDS encoding DNA integrity scanning protein DisA nucleotide-binding domain protein, coding for MAHHGFIRRCITETIEGLKEGLTLFSGPSRAAVIYAVTPDDPIYIFDPQNLLAGHEPKFKELYVDSDDWRTKCVIQYDKKKFSNLIPVQNLGLAGLISYGGRSSSIVYQVWFTDHHPDMCTIGPTERWLEHAVYRFSHDLANEAELYTGISGSFLKEYATHAVRDFIVDEMNVRIGWDTRMRVYPILETVLKISRTPEEGEWPRGKLIFVEKDSIPKMNFILELPEAEQPCLENVKHIRKLLQSVENSDFKLVANENTIIGITREDHPDFSILVDFRGRYGFLALNENLVCSFSDGHFKSTTHKAKLVQVEEALMDADMDAKDAAALFKIVAGIVHSAATHRHGCSIVIDLNEAPVFIMGHSLLHPLDLTIQENYDLAKSLSKVDGALHIGADIKLHGFACLLQGRNVSGENRARGARFNSALRFTAEHENVIVIVVSSDTPVSVMMGGEVVKTKWDLENPFICNIPVPLEQWVDAGK
- the glnE gene encoding bifunctional [glutamate--ammonia ligase]-adenylyl-L-tyrosine phosphorylase/[glutamate--ammonia-ligase] adenylyltransferase, which encodes MTQDAIEQLISRVFPALPQSLFQALERRIQDYFAAGDIRDISRLSVDPGNFARVMLFSPFTAEHITANPLILERLGKSDDLDASYAPGEIKKKLVEFIGDNEDITVLKPRMLEFKIYEIIRIAWRDLTGAAPLSETMTDLSDLACACIDFGFEHLYPVLTQKWGTPRNRNGKAQNIVVLGMGKLGAGELNFSSDIDLIFVFPDPGQTDGDRSISNDEFFTKLCREFIKLFSMGNATHFYRVDTRLRPFGESGPLVMDANAFEYYYQSQGREWERYAMIKASPVAGDIAAGKTIIKSLKPFIFRRYLDYNSFDSFRDMKQRITLQVKNARLKHNIKIGAGGIREVEFFGQLFQLIRGGVEPALQARPILQILDTLVEKKLIDKKECEALKGAYHFLRLVENRLQEYQDRQTHNIPEDPDQRKILALSMGYEAEQDFYAELSRIQGVVHNHFSRLLVKDDEEDKDNSSQELERIWDSITDAQFDSEDISISGYEDTGSVVRLLKSLAAHPNTGKLTQNGRKKLSRLIPLLIKKAGAHPDAEEVMTKLIDLVATIERRTCYLSLLIENQSALDTLIVLARKSPWIITFLSQHPVLLDELMHPQTLYSPPKRDLLEREMKRSVARVPQGDLELLLEELNIFRQINTLRVAAADVSGNFPLMKVSDHLTWIAETILNQVVASSWQIVTEKYGYPPGMEGNSVEACGFIAVAYGKVGGLEMGYKSDLDMVFIFDADPGYTSGTERSVDVTRFYSNLGQRIIHALTMHTQAGTLYGADMRLRPGGDSGTIITHIQTYEDYLRDQAWTFEHQALIRARPVAGDPALFKRFDEIRKNILTRERDDETLKKEVGDMRERMRTQRLKYEPGLFNLKQSRGGIVDIEFLVQYLVLRHACDHPEVVEWTDNIRLLQALLVDELISVEDGDVLQNAYVNMRKTIHRLTLQERAAIVDEELFNDQAAQVAQIYDAAFMGE